A genomic segment from Methanoplanus limicola DSM 2279 encodes:
- a CDS encoding NADH-quinone oxidoreductase subunit B family protein yields MSIIQNLKNNVRSRSIHVSFVNVGSCNGCDIEILACLAPRYDIEQYGIYVHNNPREADVLLITGAFVEQWDDKLLNLWEKIPDPKVAVTIGNCPVSGCVFNRKGSYVNPPVSKHIPVTASIPGCPPRPTEIISTILSVAPLIFKDYEERE; encoded by the coding sequence ATGAGTATTATTCAGAATTTAAAGAATAATGTGCGGTCGAGATCCATTCATGTAAGTTTTGTAAATGTTGGTTCATGCAATGGCTGTGATATTGAGATTTTAGCCTGCCTTGCACCACGTTATGATATTGAGCAGTATGGTATCTATGTCCACAACAACCCAAGGGAAGCAGATGTACTGCTGATTACAGGTGCATTTGTCGAGCAGTGGGATGACAAACTCTTAAACCTCTGGGAGAAGATACCTGACCCCAAGGTTGCTGTAACTATAGGGAACTGCCCTGTATCAGGCTGCGTCTTTAACAGAAAGGGCAGTTATGTCAATCCTCCGGTATCGAAGCACATCCCTGTCACTGCATCTATTCCCGGATGTCCGCCAAGACCAACAGAGATTATCAGTACTATTCTGAGTGTGGCCCCGCTTATCTTTAAGGATTATGAGGAGAGGGAATAA
- a CDS encoding DUF1959 family protein produces the protein MTGYVYEKSLRNMKYRIVTAPLQNNTVREISDGLGMNIQNFRAMLIENFDMSYLENMPTRYDVWKGDEMPEFPDRLLFRGFLTKYMPIVKEEEMELLITDISGKISGGMSEEEAVIYGREKIRELILK, from the coding sequence ATGACCGGATATGTATATGAGAAGAGCCTTCGCAATATGAAATACCGGATTGTAACGGCACCTCTTCAGAATAATACTGTGAGAGAGATTTCTGACGGACTTGGCATGAATATCCAGAATTTCAGGGCAATGCTTATTGAGAACTTTGATATGTCATACCTTGAAAACATGCCCACAAGGTATGATGTCTGGAAAGGTGATGAGATGCCGGAGTTTCCGGATCGTCTGCTCTTCAGAGGATTTCTGACAAAATATATGCCGATAGTTAAGGAAGAGGAGATGGAGCTTTTAATCACTGATATATCCGGTAAAATTTCAGGCGGGATGAGCGAGGAAGAGGCGGTAATATACGGCCGTGAAAAGATCAGGGAGCTGATCCTTAAATGA
- a CDS encoding respiratory chain complex I subunit 1 family protein, which yields MLEYLILATILGLLFLGIHRKVIARVQGRPGPPVWQEILHTLKFSFKETWIPKTGSELLFTGIVLVAIGIWTAALFVVIAGQSILLLFGIYMVHKMVEHGVGLSPGSPYSKFGGVRSVISASSEIPLFGAVAMIYFFTGSLMISDLIAFQAENGPLLLIVPPAAIGLYVVILSKMPYGPFSIVQGKEIVSGYKTEHFGVWRAALDVGEGLKTFVLLFAFVVIFIGQLPVLLTLVVMLIILFSLSFVCATTPLLSPYDCVTVQILIIVFMAVFAVVLGVLL from the coding sequence ATGCTGGAATATCTGATATTAGCAACAATACTTGGTCTTCTGTTTCTTGGAATACACCGTAAGGTGATTGCAAGGGTGCAGGGACGCCCCGGCCCTCCTGTATGGCAGGAGATTCTGCATACTCTCAAATTTTCATTTAAGGAGACCTGGATACCAAAGACCGGCAGTGAACTGTTGTTCACCGGAATTGTGCTCGTAGCTATTGGTATCTGGACCGCAGCACTGTTTGTAGTGATTGCAGGTCAGAGCATTCTGCTCTTATTCGGCATATACATGGTTCACAAGATGGTTGAGCACGGTGTGGGTCTCTCGCCCGGTTCACCATATTCTAAATTCGGCGGTGTCAGGTCAGTCATATCTGCGTCATCCGAGATCCCGCTTTTTGGTGCGGTTGCGATGATCTACTTCTTCACCGGATCTCTGATGATATCTGACCTTATTGCATTTCAGGCGGAAAACGGCCCTCTTCTTCTGATAGTACCTCCGGCGGCAATTGGCCTGTATGTTGTAATTCTCTCCAAGATGCCTTACGGGCCTTTCTCTATAGTCCAGGGAAAAGAGATTGTAAGCGGTTATAAGACTGAGCACTTTGGTGTATGGAGGGCGGCACTTGATGTTGGTGAGGGCCTTAAGACATTTGTCCTGCTGTTTGCGTTTGTTGTAATCTTTATAGGGCAGCTGCCCGTTCTGCTGACTCTTGTGGTGATGCTGATTATACTGTTCTCGCTTTCATTTGTATGTGCGACAACACCGCTTCTGTCACCCTATGACTGTGTCACCGTTCAGATACTGATAATTGTCTTTATGGCTGTTTTTGCAGTCGTTCTGGGGGTATTGTTATGA
- a CDS encoding proton-conducting transporter transmembrane domain-containing protein, which yields MFDLQSGAVGGEELFYLPFGDIVNYFTPYTAVLFILALIFTLFCIFSRPEKQLDVVFGDDAVYAKEVGPAELRFRRFMAVACGLATMGAVLSGDIFNYTLFVSMTGVCIIGIVAAVKSRHVLNAAFNYGIVAMVATVPLFGSAAITLAATGTLSIWELSGAMVNMPLIAKVLLLVGVTGEGIAPFYAAKAELFRAPGAPYVIMIHVSSLLIFLRVVEILLTV from the coding sequence ATGTTTGATCTCCAGTCCGGAGCAGTAGGCGGAGAAGAACTGTTTTATCTGCCTTTTGGCGACATAGTGAACTATTTCACTCCTTATACAGCCGTCCTCTTCATACTGGCCCTTATATTCACGCTGTTCTGCATCTTCAGCAGACCGGAGAAACAGCTTGACGTTGTATTCGGGGATGATGCAGTCTATGCAAAGGAGGTAGGGCCGGCTGAACTGAGGTTCCGGAGATTTATGGCGGTTGCCTGTGGTCTTGCCACAATGGGAGCAGTTCTTAGCGGTGACATCTTCAATTACACACTCTTTGTCTCAATGACAGGGGTCTGTATAATAGGCATAGTTGCGGCAGTGAAGAGCCGGCATGTACTGAACGCCGCCTTTAATTACGGGATTGTTGCAATGGTTGCAACGGTTCCCCTCTTCGGAAGTGCTGCAATAACACTTGCCGCTACAGGAACGCTGAGCATATGGGAGCTTTCAGGAGCAATGGTAAATATGCCCTTAATTGCAAAGGTTCTGCTTTTGGTCGGAGTTACAGGTGAGGGCATAGCACCGTTTTACGCTGCAAAGGCAGAGCTTTTCAGGGCGCCTGGTGCTCCTTATGTAATAATGATTCATGTGAGTTCGCTTCTGATATTCCTCAGGGTGGTTGAGATTTTGTTAACGGTGTGA
- a CDS encoding EhaG family protein, with protein MDQTYFLGITVIFAASAIVFMALFKEKNDLHRLILTDLAEIAALALIAMVATDLAEALILPGLVVGISELLAISEIYLVREGLTKPVRRKFRLEIMDSAPAIMALVLVAYGIVLSGFSGGAVAATGAVFFFMCRGSVERFEILEIVSGYAWAFWIAAFFIFMVLPQYWFFAVMLAGGAILVKVMAKMSLIGTMGGEENV; from the coding sequence ATGGATCAGACCTATTTCCTCGGAATAACTGTTATATTTGCTGCGTCTGCGATAGTCTTTATGGCCCTCTTCAAAGAGAAGAATGACCTGCACCGCCTTATATTAACAGATCTTGCCGAAATTGCCGCCCTCGCTCTCATTGCAATGGTTGCGACAGATCTTGCAGAGGCGCTTATTCTTCCTGGCCTTGTTGTCGGAATATCGGAGCTTTTAGCCATCTCTGAGATATATCTTGTAAGGGAAGGGCTGACAAAGCCGGTCAGAAGAAAATTCCGGCTCGAAATTATGGACTCCGCACCGGCAATAATGGCACTTGTCCTTGTTGCCTACGGAATAGTTCTTTCCGGTTTTTCAGGCGGTGCGGTTGCAGCAACGGGTGCAGTCTTCTTCTTCATGTGCAGGGGAAGTGTGGAACGGTTTGAGATACTTGAGATAGTGAGCGGCTATGCCTGGGCGTTCTGGATTGCCGCCTTCTTCATCTTCATGGTTCTCCCGCAGTACTGGTTCTTTGCAGTTATGCTTGCCGGAGGTGCGATTCTTGTGAAGGTTATGGCAAAGATGTCACTTATAGGAACGATGGGAGGTGAGGAGAATGTTTGA
- a CDS encoding EhaF family protein: MVVRKISDYLQKVENIANIYGLIVAVVFIAALCLQITSPLQYESDQLYPKDTVADSPLNPYDRGGIPFGDTAVKAQYPSNAPYLGYVTAYLTPLSAFMAATSLYLGTTIVSHPGGIIDEILYNTRGLDTVAETAILFVAFAIAAFLYRRKE, from the coding sequence ATGGTAGTCCGTAAGATCTCAGATTATCTCCAGAAAGTAGAGAATATCGCAAATATCTACGGGCTTATAGTTGCGGTTGTCTTCATAGCCGCATTATGTCTCCAGATCACATCGCCTCTTCAGTATGAGTCCGATCAGCTCTATCCGAAAGATACTGTGGCTGACAGCCCGTTAAATCCATATGACAGAGGGGGCATTCCTTTCGGCGATACAGCCGTCAAAGCCCAGTATCCCTCAAACGCACCGTATCTCGGTTATGTGACTGCATACTTAACTCCGCTTTCCGCTTTTATGGCAGCGACAAGTCTCTATCTCGGAACTACGATAGTCTCACATCCCGGAGGAATTATCGATGAGATCCTCTACAATACAAGAGGGCTTGATACGGTTGCTGAGACAGCTATTCTCTTTGTTGCATTTGCAATTGCGGCATTTCTGTACAGGAGGAAGGAATAA
- a CDS encoding EhaE family protein, with protein MIAPEFALGCIILVIGVIAAADPKPKTPLIRLINVEIPAWGLLLIMLSFNETLALMTFIAVTAIATFILVRVLERSDGRW; from the coding sequence ATGATAGCGCCTGAATTTGCACTTGGATGCATTATTCTGGTAATTGGTGTCATTGCAGCTGCTGATCCAAAGCCAAAGACACCGCTCATCCGGCTGATAAATGTGGAAATTCCCGCATGGGGTCTTCTCCTCATAATGCTCTCATTTAACGAGACTCTTGCCCTGATGACATTCATAGCGGTTACAGCGATAGCTACATTTATCCTTGTGAGGGTGCTTGAGAGGAGTGATGGAAGATGGTAG
- a CDS encoding EhaD family protein yields MIDDISILLFGFLAIAGTLMAAFSREEFEKLISVGIIAAGIMPFIIAGGYTDVAIAVSLIAPVTTIFILMVCRSDADDSA; encoded by the coding sequence ATGATCGATGATATATCCATCCTTTTATTCGGTTTTCTTGCAATTGCAGGTACACTGATGGCGGCATTTTCAAGGGAGGAGTTTGAGAAGCTGATCTCAGTCGGCATCATCGCCGCCGGAATTATGCCCTTCATAATTGCAGGCGGATATACCGATGTTGCGATTGCAGTCTCACTTATCGCCCCGGTAACAACAATATTTATTCTGATGGTCTGCAGGAGTGATGCCGATGATAGCGCCTGA
- a CDS encoding DUF2109 family protein: MIELWICGLVAVYAAIRIAFVKNNLLKLPFLNVIGFAVAGSLVLILKDPLSLAAAAAFFIGTTLESNAIASRIAGGKKE; encoded by the coding sequence TTGATTGAACTGTGGATCTGCGGGCTGGTTGCTGTTTATGCAGCGATACGTATAGCTTTTGTAAAGAATAACCTCTTAAAACTGCCCTTCCTCAATGTCATCGGTTTTGCTGTTGCAGGTTCTCTTGTGCTGATCTTAAAGGATCCGCTCTCGCTTGCAGCCGCCGCCGCTTTTTTCATCGGAACAACGCTTGAGTCAAATGCAATAGCCAGCAGGATTGCAGGAGGCAAAAAAGAATGA
- a CDS encoding AI-2E family transporter, with product MNLYHDRVSVVILFFCGLILISAGIAFLPVMDALVFAVTIAVVLMPVKRSLGRRISERRASLTIVFLLLVSVIVLTALLLLIIYGISDYAGEMFDKILLWVDNHDSIQSVPMSDNMASDILFGEGGFLSGIIYSIINSVIYSGFRFIIFFVLLYLFLKDGERIWERLKGILPQRSLEILSIMEIKGKDTLYAVYIVQFVTSAVTFVLALPFFYLLGFDNVIELSVIAAIFQLIPVIGPSIMMVILAFYSVSVGDYTGALLLAGIGYPVVCAFPDLVLRPVLMGRRTLVHPAVMWIGFFGGIYIFGMSGLVLGPLLLALMITAAGILINSEKMKNNRIIPERFRKG from the coding sequence ATGAACCTATACCATGACAGAGTATCTGTAGTCATTCTCTTCTTCTGTGGTTTAATACTCATATCGGCAGGTATTGCATTCCTCCCTGTCATGGATGCGCTCGTATTTGCAGTGACAATAGCCGTAGTATTAATGCCGGTAAAGAGGAGTCTGGGCCGCAGGATTTCTGAGAGGAGAGCCTCGCTTACAATTGTATTTTTATTATTGGTATCAGTCATTGTCCTTACAGCACTCCTGTTATTGATCATATATGGAATCTCAGATTATGCCGGTGAAATGTTTGACAAAATATTGCTGTGGGTTGATAATCACGACTCAATACAGTCAGTGCCGATGTCAGACAATATGGCTTCAGACATACTCTTCGGAGAGGGCGGGTTTCTCAGCGGGATTATATATTCAATAATAAACTCAGTTATTTATTCAGGGTTCAGGTTCATAATATTCTTTGTTCTGCTTTATCTGTTCCTTAAAGATGGGGAGAGAATCTGGGAGAGACTAAAGGGAATTCTCCCGCAAAGATCACTTGAGATTCTCAGTATTATGGAAATAAAGGGGAAAGACACACTCTATGCAGTCTATATTGTCCAGTTTGTCACATCAGCGGTAACCTTTGTCCTGGCTCTTCCCTTTTTTTATCTGCTGGGGTTTGACAATGTCATTGAGCTTTCTGTTATTGCGGCAATATTTCAGCTGATTCCGGTCATAGGCCCGTCAATTATGATGGTAATACTGGCTTTTTATTCTGTATCAGTGGGAGATTACACAGGGGCACTTCTCCTTGCCGGAATCGGTTATCCGGTAGTGTGTGCTTTTCCGGATCTGGTTCTAAGACCTGTCCTTATGGGGAGGCGGACACTTGTCCACCCGGCGGTTATGTGGATCGGCTTTTTCGGGGGAATTTATATCTTTGGAATGTCAGGGCTTGTACTTGGCCCGCTGCTGCTGGCACTTATGATTACGGCGGCAGGAATTCTTATAAATAGTGAGAAGATGAAAAACAACAGAATTATCCCGGAGAGATTCAGGAAAGGCTGA
- a CDS encoding tetratricopeptide repeat protein: MLFFTPVTASPSSGDLTDAGYVALESGDNRMAKTLFTRALDTGGQNSPLAWAGLGKALWNDSSSLNEASYTAFNRSLECVNASSEDWNAVFMVFFNEPVNDFELAYSAGLKALEADPEDDVAWNYFGCVIDGLAHNNSDADLNEPFDAFKKAMSLNPTALYSGNVAYYAIVTGNYSYAVEITDQAVEYYSPDEWSKGTLFFLKALALAETGSSEEALENIELSREAYNSDESFEWDEYFYATDGMVSAIALNDLGRSDESAEILARIDTDKLDDYMQGLLFTPERYMDLYGVALSGLGRTDDAATAFEKSLEYNIDYIPAKNHLDNLNQKISQ; this comes from the coding sequence ATGCTGTTTTTTACTCCTGTGACAGCCTCTCCGTCATCCGGTGATCTGACTGATGCTGGATATGTTGCACTTGAGAGCGGTGACAACAGAATGGCAAAAACTCTCTTCACACGGGCACTTGATACTGGTGGACAGAATTCACCTCTTGCATGGGCAGGTCTTGGAAAAGCATTATGGAATGATTCGTCATCCTTAAATGAAGCCTCCTATACTGCCTTTAACAGGTCACTGGAATGCGTTAATGCCAGTTCAGAAGACTGGAATGCTGTATTTATGGTATTTTTTAATGAGCCGGTTAATGATTTTGAACTGGCATATTCTGCCGGACTGAAAGCTCTGGAGGCAGACCCGGAAGATGATGTCGCATGGAATTATTTTGGCTGTGTTATTGACGGACTTGCCCATAACAACAGTGATGCAGATTTAAATGAGCCGTTTGATGCTTTTAAAAAGGCCATGTCTTTAAATCCAACGGCATTATACTCCGGCAATGTAGCTTATTATGCAATTGTTACCGGAAATTACAGTTATGCTGTTGAAATAACAGATCAGGCCGTTGAATATTACAGTCCGGATGAGTGGTCTAAGGGAACTCTGTTCTTTTTAAAGGCACTGGCACTTGCTGAAACGGGAAGTTCAGAAGAGGCACTTGAAAATATTGAGCTGAGCAGAGAGGCCTATAATTCAGACGAATCATTTGAATGGGATGAATATTTCTATGCAACTGACGGAATGGTCAGTGCAATTGCCTTAAACGATCTTGGAAGGTCTGATGAATCGGCAGAGATACTGGCACGTATTGATACTGACAAATTAGACGATTACATGCAGGGCCTGTTATTCACTCCTGAGCGTTATATGGACTTATATGGTGTGGCACTTTCAGGTCTTGGAAGGACAGATGATGCTGCTACGGCGTTTGAAAAATCACTGGAGTACAACATCGATTATATTCCTGCAAAGAACCACCTTGACAATCTGAATCAGAAAATATCTCAATGA
- the fhcD gene encoding formylmethanofuran--tetrahydromethanopterin N-formyltransferase yields MKIEGTEIVDTYAEAFPIWLSRIIITADSLELAMVAATEATGFATSTIMCPCEAGIERYYSPAETPDGRPGVSIFICTARKSMKENVSARISQCVLTAATASAFDGFPDAKTRYHIKMHYFGDSYESRCIVGGRKCWKIPIMEGDYIGEESFGAVKGIAGGNFLIMGEDRQSALKAAQAAVEAIKNREGIITGFPGGIVASGSKVASKNYRFPMSASTNHRFCPTLKDKIEDSLVPDGVNSIYEIVINGTDEEVIAGAMRDGILAAVKEEGILYIDAGNYDGKLGTNNFYLHEILKDSV; encoded by the coding sequence ATGAAGATAGAAGGCACTGAGATTGTTGATACATATGCGGAGGCATTTCCTATATGGCTCTCACGAATAATCATTACAGCAGATTCCCTTGAGCTTGCAATGGTTGCCGCAACCGAAGCCACCGGATTTGCAACCTCAACGATAATGTGCCCCTGTGAGGCGGGAATTGAGAGATACTATTCACCGGCTGAAACACCGGACGGGAGGCCCGGTGTATCCATATTCATCTGCACTGCCAGAAAGAGCATGAAGGAGAATGTCTCGGCCAGAATCTCACAGTGTGTGCTTACAGCCGCAACCGCGTCCGCATTTGACGGATTTCCGGATGCGAAAACAAGATACCACATTAAGATGCACTACTTCGGGGACTCATACGAGAGCCGCTGCATAGTCGGAGGCAGAAAATGCTGGAAGATCCCGATTATGGAAGGGGATTACATCGGAGAGGAGTCATTTGGTGCAGTCAAAGGTATCGCAGGCGGAAATTTCCTTATTATGGGTGAGGACAGGCAGTCTGCACTTAAAGCGGCACAGGCGGCAGTTGAGGCAATAAAAAACCGTGAGGGAATCATAACCGGATTTCCGGGCGGGATTGTTGCAAGCGGTTCAAAGGTTGCAAGCAAAAATTACAGGTTCCCGATGTCAGCTAGCACAAATCACAGGTTCTGCCCTACATTAAAGGATAAAATCGAGGATTCACTCGTCCCTGACGGTGTAAATTCAATCTATGAGATTGTGATAAACGGCACTGATGAAGAGGTAATTGCGGGAGCCATGAGAGACGGCATTTTGGCGGCAGTGAAGGAAGAAGGTATTCTCTATATAGATGCCGGTAATTATGACGGCAAACTTGGCACAAACAACTTCTACCTCCATGAGATCCTGAAGGATTCAGTCTGA
- a CDS encoding 5-formyltetrahydrofolate cyclo-ligase — translation MREAKNKMRDIMRNRRDSLTPEEKKVKGEAICSHFFSLVKPGQTVMGFSSKDIEVDTNPLLQRLLDEGYDLVVPIIVKEDYSLRLSYLRDLSHLVPSTFNVPEPIGNEIPVPDGAVDVVILPMLGFDRRGGRLGYGSGYYDRFLEKNPDVTKIALAFACQEAEELPLEDNDVLMDYIVTEDGVIKTGN, via the coding sequence TTGCGCGAAGCTAAGAACAAAATGCGCGACATTATGCGAAACAGGCGCGATTCACTGACGCCTGAGGAGAAAAAAGTCAAAGGGGAAGCAATCTGCAGTCATTTCTTTTCACTTGTAAAACCGGGTCAGACTGTGATGGGTTTTTCATCAAAGGATATTGAAGTGGATACAAATCCGCTCCTGCAAAGACTTCTTGACGAAGGATACGATCTTGTGGTCCCTATCATCGTAAAGGAAGATTACAGCCTCAGGTTATCATACCTAAGAGACCTCTCCCACCTCGTGCCAAGCACATTCAATGTCCCTGAACCGATAGGAAATGAGATCCCCGTCCCTGATGGTGCTGTTGATGTTGTTATTCTGCCAATGCTCGGGTTTGACAGGCGTGGCGGCAGACTTGGATACGGCTCAGGTTACTACGACAGGTTCCTTGAGAAAAATCCGGATGTGACAAAGATCGCCCTTGCTTTTGCCTGCCAGGAAGCCGAAGAACTGCCTCTTGAGGACAATGACGTCTTAATGGACTATATCGTAACCGAAGACGGAGTAATAAAAACCGGAAATTAA
- a CDS encoding winged helix-turn-helix transcriptional regulator translates to MHKDCTVYKTAMYLTKKWALLIIFELYKGENYTRRFSELKDSLDGITSKVLSQRLKELEEEGLVGRRVDAGSFPVRSEYYLTESGLGLIDVIKHLKVWALKYKIDNIDCGNQNCKDCIL, encoded by the coding sequence ATGCACAAGGACTGCACAGTGTACAAAACCGCTATGTACCTGACGAAAAAATGGGCTTTGCTGATAATATTTGAGCTGTACAAAGGGGAGAACTACACCCGGAGGTTTTCAGAATTAAAGGACTCGCTTGATGGTATAACTTCAAAAGTCCTCTCACAGAGATTAAAGGAACTTGAGGAGGAAGGGCTTGTCGGGAGGAGGGTTGATGCCGGAAGTTTCCCTGTCAGGAGTGAGTATTACCTCACTGAGAGCGGACTCGGACTTATTGATGTAATTAAACATCTCAAAGTGTGGGCACTTAAGTATAAAATTGACAACATAGACTGCGGCAACCAGAACTGCAAAGACTGCATACTCTGA
- the hcp gene encoding hydroxylamine reductase — MFCYQCEEAAKGCGCTVKGVCGKDESTATLQDCLIYTIKGLSLRNIEARKSGVADEKAGNLIAEALFAALTNVNFDNERLYSLITKAVEMRDSLPAVECEHDTCTWKPANIEAAVKKGSENGVLATENEDVRSLRELLIYGLKGVGAYYYHVVALGSEDKEVTDFMEDALASTTADLSTDEMVGWVLKCGEIGVKVLEDLDRANTTAYGNPEITVVSTSAGKNPGILITGHDLKDLEQLLIQTGNSGVDVYTHGEMLPAHAYPGLKKYKNLVGNYGGSWPHQKKEFESFNGPVLVTTNCLVPPAQSYIDRVYTTGPTGFSGVKHIPESDNGSKDFSAVIEHAKRCSPPQDISVKGEGYTDELITGCAHHAVLSIADAVIDAVKQGRIKRFVVMAGCDGRQKEREYYTEFAKALPQDAVILTAGCAKYRYNNLDLGDIGGIPRVIDAGQCNDCYSLVVIAKALADAFGTDLNGLPVSYNIAWYEQKAVLVLLALLHLGVKDITLGPRLPAFVSPGVLGVLIDNFGIRKNTTVEEDMKIMVP, encoded by the coding sequence ATGTTCTGTTACCAGTGTGAAGAAGCCGCAAAGGGATGCGGATGTACGGTTAAGGGAGTATGCGGAAAGGATGAGTCAACCGCAACACTTCAGGACTGCCTGATATATACCATAAAAGGACTTTCCCTCAGAAATATTGAGGCACGGAAATCCGGTGTGGCAGATGAAAAAGCAGGCAATCTTATCGCAGAGGCACTCTTTGCCGCACTTACAAATGTCAACTTTGACAATGAGAGGCTCTATTCACTTATAACAAAGGCAGTTGAGATGAGGGATTCACTGCCGGCAGTTGAATGTGAGCATGATACATGCACATGGAAACCTGCAAACATTGAGGCTGCAGTAAAGAAAGGCTCTGAGAACGGAGTTTTAGCAACGGAAAACGAGGATGTAAGATCACTTCGCGAACTTCTCATCTATGGCTTAAAGGGTGTTGGTGCTTACTACTACCACGTTGTTGCCCTCGGGTCTGAGGATAAGGAGGTAACAGATTTCATGGAGGATGCCCTTGCGTCAACAACTGCCGATCTCAGCACAGATGAGATGGTTGGATGGGTGCTTAAATGCGGTGAGATTGGAGTTAAGGTGTTAGAAGATCTTGACAGGGCAAACACCACAGCATATGGAAACCCGGAGATAACAGTCGTATCAACATCTGCCGGCAAAAATCCGGGCATTCTCATCACAGGACATGACTTAAAGGACCTTGAGCAGTTGCTTATCCAGACCGGAAATTCGGGTGTTGATGTCTATACACACGGGGAGATGCTGCCGGCACACGCATATCCGGGGCTGAAGAAATACAAAAATCTCGTAGGGAATTACGGCGGTTCATGGCCGCACCAGAAGAAGGAATTTGAGAGCTTCAACGGTCCTGTCCTTGTCACAACAAACTGCCTTGTGCCGCCGGCTCAATCATACATCGACAGGGTTTACACCACCGGCCCTACAGGTTTTTCCGGTGTGAAACACATCCCTGAATCTGATAACGGCAGTAAAGATTTCTCAGCAGTTATTGAGCATGCAAAGAGATGCAGTCCTCCGCAGGATATTTCGGTTAAAGGTGAAGGTTACACTGATGAACTTATCACCGGATGTGCACACCATGCTGTGCTCTCAATTGCTGATGCTGTGATTGACGCTGTTAAGCAGGGCCGGATAAAGAGGTTTGTTGTTATGGCAGGTTGTGACGGCAGACAGAAGGAGAGGGAATATTATACCGAATTCGCAAAGGCACTGCCTCAGGACGCAGTCATTCTCACTGCCGGATGTGCGAAATACAGGTACAATAACCTCGATCTCGGCGACATCGGAGGAATTCCAAGGGTGATTGATGCAGGTCAGTGCAATGACTGCTACTCACTTGTGGTGATTGCAAAGGCGCTTGCTGATGCCTTCGGCACTGACTTAAACGGGCTTCCGGTCTCGTACAATATTGCATGGTATGAACAGAAGGCTGTGCTTGTTCTTTTAGCACTACTGCATCTGGGT